From the Helianthus annuus cultivar XRQ/B chromosome 17, HanXRQr2.0-SUNRISE, whole genome shotgun sequence genome, the window CCTTAAGAGCGCCGTTTGTGAATCCTACATACGTTATCCAAAATCTTGTAAGTATTTAGCATGGACATGTAAACATCTCTTTCCGGATTACATTATTGCTATGACCTTTTTTTAAAGGGTTCTAATGTTGAACTGGGCGTCCAATAAGTTAATAGAACTCGGGTTACATGATAAAGAATTTAGCTCTATTCACCCCCTCAAACTATACACGTGCCTAAAATGGATATGCCATGTACCATATTTGTGCGGAGAAAGAAAAACTTGCATCGCAGCATTGTAGTAGTCAGCGTAGATAATGGTGACCTCGGGATGAACCTCTCTGATTTTATTTAATTCCATCTTGAGTTGTTCATTGTGATACTCAGCAAACTTGTTTAACTGCGTAATGCATCCGGTTGCATTATCATATTTCACTTTGTTCGAGCCATAAAACATGGTCAAATACGTCGCAGAGCATCCAATCGGTAGGTTTCCTGGTATGACTAGAGTCTCGGCACCTAGATCAATAAGTTCCTATTTTTTTCCAACATAACCAAGAATGTAAACCATTGTCAAACAAATTATTGTCTTTACGACTTCAAACAAGTGCGAAAAAATGATGGAAGTATAAGTAGTTAGAGTGTATACTTACATTGATTGCTGAGATGATAGCTTTAATAACAAATGGAACATAACCTTCAACCTCGTCGATCGACTTTCCAGATTCTAGTGCGTGATTGTAGTCGTTTCCACCAATCTCTCCCATGAGAATCAAAGAGCATCCGATTAAACGTTTATTGACTGCAATTTTGTGTAAACATTAATAAAAGTTGATAAATCTTATCTTAACTGACCGTAAAAATTAGCCATAACTACACAATACTAAAATACCTACAATATATAATACCAAATCCGTTTAAATCATATTAGTAAAacaattttatatacaaaaaaaaaaaaaatgctaaCCTAAACTAATAATCTTCACTAGAAAAATGCTAAAACAAGTTGGTTGTACTAAATAACGAGTGAAACGTGAACCCATATTGAGTGTATTTCTCAAAGTATATTAGACGTGTCGACTGAATTTTCAGGCTTGATAGTAAGTTATATAACTTAACTGCTTTATAAATAATCACATGCTAATGTTTGAAAGATACACTGTTTAAGGTTTAAGAACTAGTTAAAGAAGTAGTGCTAGTTTCACTTGAGAAAAGGAGTTGGGTTTATGGGATTCAAACTTTGTTTAAAACTCGGTacttttctcattagttattttataaaatagagctatgtttgaaaacttgtttactatttatttatttgtaagtTAATTTTTATGTACACATATAATTAATCTTTTAATTTATATATcattataataattataattataaaatcTATACTATTTAATAAAAGAAACCCATgggaggacacatgtcattcattgaaaccatctattttttaaaaataattaatatcaattaaaagataattataaaattaaatttaatataaatttaaacaattcgtataggagataatctaatattttaaaatatttatcagatttcaaaattatttatcctaAAAGTAACAAATTATGTAtgctaaatataaattaatataatttaaatgatttatttattttattaaactaaagtaattAATGGTAGCgcctatttcaaaaatgtttataagtggtaaataaaaatattaatcaatgtttatttaATTCTATACTTTTACTttcgtgttcaactctcaactcaaatacgataataactatgtttacgtgacatttacaAGAACCATCACTGCAATCATcccatccatcgtatatcgagtatatccgttagtttttttttaagatataaatttttattatttttatttttattatatagtatataaaattagatttattcaatgcATATCATACAtaaggtttataaagatataactttttattgtttggtatataaaattacatgtgctgaACCTGTATAACACATGagattcttaaaaatgtaacttttttcattatttaatatataaaattaaatttacccaacccatacaatacacgggttcttaaaaatacaacattttttattatttaaacataaaattacatttattcaacccatgtaataaacgagatttttaaatatatatatatatatatatatatatatatatatatatatatatatatatatatatatatatatatatatatatatatatatatatatatatatatatataggggaaggttcatttgagaagaaaattttattgagaagaaaaagaataaaagggtataattgtaaaacattaaatagtttttttctcatcttatttattattatgtttgactaattaattagtcattaagactataatcctccaaactaaatatttttgcctacacgcatcaaaagttatcctacacatttcgaaatttatcctacacatattgaaaatTTATCCTACGCAACtagtaatttatcctacacgccttgtatttatcctacactataaatgaatttttatttttattttttgtgaaaaatatatatcttaaaaataagttataaatttaatatagttagttattaaagatgaaactaccaattaatgatgtatgtaagtttactaatatacccttatagttacatttaaaggcaaatattaaatgaagtttaatgaagcatttctattggttgaaatttcttcttttttcttcttacaaagcaTTTCTACACATTTGAAGACCCCAccccaaatatatatatatatatatatatatatatatatatatatatatagaaagtataatgtacttcaaggcttaacttacattaacatacatgacaaaaaatataacgtgcgtgattatagtcccatgcgtgattatgtggtcccatgcgtgattatacccctgatccaacggttaccattgtctcctacgtgatgtatgataaggctttttgtatgttaaccttactatatatatatatatattatttggtatataaaattacatttattcaacacgtgtaatacacggggttctaacctagtttcataatatatatatatatatatatatcaattagtttttttttttgtcatatctatacatataatgatatatatttttatattttgattTGGCTCTTAACAATCATAAATGATTATTTATTACATATACATATAATGATATTTATTCTTTATATTTTGATTTGGCTCTTAACAATCATAGATGATTATTTATTACATAATAAATACAACCGACTTTTAAAAGAATTTAAACGAAGGGGCCCTAAAGGTTAAATAATAAGTGATTTTAAACATTAATTAAAAGTTATGCTCGTTAAACTTTTCTTCATagaatttattattattattattattattattattattattatttcttctGATCGATATTATGATTTTCGTTTTATACGTAAGACTTACAAATATTTTAGCGCAGAAATATAGAAGTGTTACTTGTGTTGTGATTGCTAAGTAGTTGGATGAGACTTGAATTCAAAAACTTGAAACAAACGAGATTTGaaaatcatatcaaacacaaacacaaacatataaacacgctacaagtttttatgaattGAGAGAAACACAACTCGTTAGCTAAGTTTGTCTATGATATTACACAAAACTGACTTACACTCTTTTAAAAACTAAATGCGTAGATTTTGTGTTAGATTAATATCGTGTTAAAAATTAACACCCCCACACTCATTTGTAaatgtaaaaatttgaaaaaatattCTCTCCCCTATCCATCGCCCACCACTCTCATGTCGAACAAAAACGAAATCTAAAAGTAATTAGGATAATGTGGGACTAgttgatttatatatatatatatatatatatatatatatatatatatatatatatatatatatatatatagcatgcCACAAATGGAGGATAAGATTATATTAATACATACATTTATTCTAAAAAGTTGCATCGCCATCTCATGAAATATTTGACGGATTATAATAATGCTTATGGTTGTTTATGAtccaataaaataataaaaaatacttTTTAGATGATAATGACATTCTTTGAGAATTCCTTTTTATAAACATACGTATTTTCTTTATAAAAAGATTTGTCATTAATATATCCTGTTATAATATAACCTTTTTTTCTCAAGTTAGCATTTCAAACATTTTTTTCGTAATATTTTTAGAGACAAAATGaatgaaaaattttaaaattgtaCTTCataatataaaatttaaaaactaaGTTGCATAAAACGTTTTATGTGAATGATGAAACATGCAGGATTTGGTTAATAAGTAAAACTAAAAATAATGTTGGGCATATTTGAAATCCAAAACCATTTTCTAAAAGGCGAATATATTCATTTTTAATATACTTTTACGTTTTTATAGTGTAATTCAGGTTCTAGAAATTAAAAGACATTGTAATTTGATGTAAACTAGTATTAACCCTTGCGTCGCGATAGGGGCATAAACCGTGACAAATAGCACCAATAATACATTAAAGTCAGCGATCATCAACACTTAAGTTACGATATGTTAATGAAGAATTTAAACCGTTACAATATAATAAGTAAGTCGTTTTATTGTTAGCATGAAGACCCCACCCCAAATATAAACACCAACCAAAGATCTTGTAGTGTAGTGCTACCAAGGTTACTCACGCAACACCAATAGACTCCAATATTATAAAGAAGATACAAAATTTAGGTGCATGTAGGTTTGACCTAGTTACCAACTTACCAGAAACTGTGGGAGACAATGATTCTTTAAACCATCCCAACTGAACTCCCAAAGATGCATTCGTCTTAACATAAACTCCTCTTGCTATATGAAACGAAGGATCCAACGCGGTCGCACCAGCCACCGCATAATTCACTCCTTGTCCCAACCCTGTAACGTTGAAGGTCGTGTTGATGGCCTGAGAGGGCGTTATTAGTGGCAACCCAAGACTCTCCGcttcaaaaacaaacaaaaaaattataaatctTTGACCAAAAAATAACAGTACTAGAGAACTGCCAGTGTGGAGCTAGCCCACCTGGTAGAGACATATGCTTCTTAAATGTGAAGTCTCAGAAAATTGATTAATTTAGGTTTTATTGGACTACAATAGAGTAGTAGTAGCAACCGTTGTCATTAAAAAAACAATACCAGAGAACTAGGTGGTTTCCGACTGCAATATTTGTCAGAAATGCGTAGAAAACAACTATTAGTGACAGTTTTCCAACAAAGCTGATTTAGTCGGAAAATCTGTCTTTGGTAAacttttttaaacatatatttccTACACATTTCCGACAGAAATATAGGTTCAACTATGTGTATATATGGATATCCATTATACCTATGAAATCGATGATTAGACGGCCATTGGAGCAACGTCCGGTCGGTTCATGAAAAAAGGTTTCACCATAAGGCGGAAACACGAAATGGGGCAGCGCGTTATCGGATTTCATGGACATTAGCTTCATGTTTCCGGTGTCGGCGAGTGAGTCGCCAAAGCTTGTTATCGACGTATAACATCCATTAACATGCAAGTTACAATTTATTAACAACGTTAAAATGAGACAGAAAGTTGATGAATGGGCCATTTGAAATTGGAGATAGTTGGACAGAAAAATGTGGTAATTAACCAGGTTTGGTGTAAGTAAAGCTTGGTTGGTGATA encodes:
- the LOC110867667 gene encoding GDSL esterase/lipase At1g28600; its protein translation is MAHSSTFCLILTLLINCNLHVNGCYTSITSFGDSLADTGNMKLMSMKSDNALPHFVFPPYGETFFHEPTGRCSNGRLIIDFIAESLGLPLITPSQAINTTFNVTGLGQGVNYAVAGATALDPSFHIARGVYVKTNASLGVQLGWFKESLSPTVSVNKRLIGCSLILMGEIGGNDYNHALESGKSIDEVEGYVPFVIKAIISAINELIDLGAETLVIPGNLPIGCSATYLTMFYGSNKVKYDNATGCITQLNKFAEYHNEQLKMELNKIREVHPEVTIIYADYYNAAMQVFLSPHKYGFTNGALKACCGGGGPFNYNSSVACSEPLSTSCAEPDTYFNWDGLHLTEAAYKFIFKSLFEGSYTTPQFRSVCPTSRLRSVGGLSSSI